From a single Anaerolineales bacterium genomic region:
- a CDS encoding metal-dependent transcriptional regulator — MTNKEMPFGESVEMYLKTIAELSNLRELVPITSIAERLGISTVSASEMVHRLQDHGLLRHTPYKGVQLTKHGARTANMVIRNHRLWERFLVDKLGIAWESVNEHACRLEHAVDDDVIEALADFLEHPQTCPHGNPIPDSEGKMPRVAGEQLLDFAAGESGVILRILPNDDYDILCAYLAARGIKPGERLTVEEIAPFDGPISIRLGENVHALGRKMAQQIMLKREKKFVEAAA; from the coding sequence ATGACCAACAAAGAGATGCCCTTTGGGGAAAGCGTCGAAATGTACTTGAAGACGATCGCCGAGCTTTCAAATCTGCGTGAACTCGTACCCATAACCAGTATCGCCGAACGACTGGGGATTTCGACGGTGTCTGCAAGCGAGATGGTCCACCGGTTACAGGATCATGGTTTGCTCCGACATACACCGTACAAAGGCGTGCAGCTCACAAAACATGGAGCGCGCACGGCGAACATGGTGATACGCAACCACCGTCTTTGGGAAAGGTTTTTGGTAGACAAGCTCGGCATCGCCTGGGAGAGCGTAAACGAACATGCCTGTCGATTGGAGCATGCGGTGGACGACGACGTCATTGAGGCGCTCGCCGACTTCCTTGAACATCCGCAGACTTGTCCACACGGAAATCCGATTCCCGATTCCGAGGGGAAGATGCCGCGGGTCGCGGGAGAACAACTTCTCGATTTCGCGGCGGGCGAGTCGGGCGTGATTCTGCGTATCCTGCCGAACGACGACTACGACATCTTGTGTGCGTATCTCGCTGCGCGTGGCATCAAACCCGGAGAGAGACTTACCGTGGAAGAGATCGCCCCCTTCGACGGCCCAATATCGATCCGCCTGGGCGAGAACGTGCATGCGCTGGGACGCAAGATGGCACAGCAAATCATGTTGAAGCGCGAGAAAAAATTCGTGGAGGCTGCGGCGTGA
- a CDS encoding aminoglycoside phosphotransferase family protein, whose translation METTSSSTLILPPPSRSDQNVSDWFIPSGTEALEHFISIEILKRTAAIREWQAARLSSAVFIYREMTTLRTIVAKFYSVKTGFEAEKYANREIHYNKIACEIFRGDRSMRAVLPLGVFRGVLLLEHVDGLTLEDTIAIRRSHPGILQPALESTVDFLEKLHRLGRRTNEVPHFDPAAEKARSVVNTLSKHGVLKRHPLLRRNLSRLIDAWQAYPFMSTFHPCLTHGDATSTNFVFPKDGGVVAIDWERAKVADPAADLGRLMAEVSHAVAQQGGNQQEIARMEEILHQRYCARQKSEDDPETLLTRARFYQGSSTLRIARNGWLSGAYRKGLVEKALVLLSHES comes from the coding sequence ATGGAAACCACTTCATCCTCCACCTTGATCCTTCCCCCGCCCTCACGTTCCGACCAGAACGTCAGCGATTGGTTCATTCCCTCGGGTACTGAAGCCCTGGAACATTTCATCAGCATCGAAATCTTGAAGCGCACTGCTGCGATTCGAGAGTGGCAGGCTGCCCGCTTGTCGTCCGCCGTTTTCATCTACCGCGAGATGACAACGCTCAGAACCATCGTGGCGAAATTCTATTCGGTCAAGACGGGGTTCGAGGCCGAGAAGTATGCCAACCGTGAAATCCACTACAACAAAATTGCTTGCGAGATCTTCCGAGGCGACCGCTCGATGCGTGCCGTGCTGCCGTTGGGGGTCTTTCGCGGCGTACTGCTGCTGGAGCATGTCGACGGATTGACGCTGGAAGACACGATTGCCATCCGCCGGAGCCATCCTGGAATACTGCAGCCTGCGTTGGAAAGCACGGTCGATTTTTTGGAGAAACTTCATCGTCTCGGCCGGCGCACGAACGAAGTGCCCCACTTCGATCCGGCAGCAGAGAAGGCGCGGAGCGTCGTTAACACGCTCAGCAAACACGGGGTGTTAAAACGACACCCGCTCTTACGTCGAAACCTCTCGCGTCTGATCGACGCCTGGCAGGCATACCCCTTCATGTCGACCTTTCATCCGTGCCTGACGCATGGCGACGCAACGAGCACCAACTTCGTCTTCCCCAAAGATGGCGGGGTTGTCGCCATCGACTGGGAACGCGCCAAAGTGGCCGATCCCGCAGCCGACCTGGGTCGTTTGATGGCGGAGGTATCGCACGCCGTCGCACAGCAGGGCGGCAACCAGCAGGAAATCGCCAGAATGGAAGAAATCCTTCACCAGCGATATTGTGCCCGGCAGAAAAGCGAAGATGATCCAGAGACGCTGCTGACCAGAGCGCGTTTCTATCAGGGCTCGAGTACCTTGCGGATCGCCCGCAACGGGTGGCTTTCCGGCGCGTATCGCAAAGGCCTCGTTGAAAAAGCCCTCGTTCTGCTGTCGCATGAATCATAA
- a CDS encoding FeoA family protein — MKHDQTMPLDQMWEGAIVELVDVHANHKFGQRLADLGLLPHTRVVVLSCIHGQPLIIRVRGSKIAVDRRTAHRILARPVCGRPESKRGRRAWRNRRGRRLRGKRFHRGSRARWVDILLNVLQTMPDEDDTEQ; from the coding sequence GTGAAGCACGACCAGACTATGCCTCTGGACCAGATGTGGGAAGGCGCAATCGTTGAACTGGTCGACGTTCATGCCAACCACAAATTCGGCCAACGCCTGGCAGACCTGGGTTTGCTGCCTCATACCCGTGTCGTCGTGCTGAGCTGCATACATGGTCAGCCTTTAATCATCCGCGTGCGCGGCAGTAAAATAGCCGTCGATCGCCGGACGGCGCATCGGATTTTGGCGCGCCCTGTCTGTGGCAGACCCGAATCAAAACGAGGCCGCCGGGCGTGGCGCAATCGAAGGGGACGACGGTTGCGGGGCAAGCGGTTCCATCGTGGTTCTCGGGCGCGCTGGGTGGATATCTTGTTGAACGTACTGCAAACGATGCCGGACGAGGATGATACAGAGCAGTAA
- a CDS encoding FeoB small GTPase domain-containing protein — protein MADLKIALVGNPNAGKTTLFNALTGSRQHVGNWPGKTVECKQGLFRFRGKEIEVTDLPGTYSLTAYSEEEIIARDYILFEKPDVVVAVVDATNLERNLYLVVQVLELQVPMILALNMSDRVRSLDYEIDENGLSKYLGDTPVIPMCAKRREGLGKLREEIMSLAETNEPVPWKKVPS, from the coding sequence ATGGCAGACTTGAAAATTGCGCTGGTTGGGAATCCCAACGCCGGAAAGACGACTTTATTCAACGCGCTCACCGGATCGCGGCAACACGTCGGTAACTGGCCGGGAAAGACCGTCGAGTGCAAGCAAGGCTTATTCCGTTTTCGAGGCAAGGAAATCGAGGTGACGGATCTTCCCGGCACATACAGCCTCACCGCATACTCGGAAGAGGAGATCATCGCCCGCGACTACATCCTGTTCGAAAAACCAGATGTGGTCGTGGCGGTGGTCGACGCGACCAACTTGGAGCGCAATCTGTACCTCGTGGTCCAGGTACTCGAGCTTCAAGTGCCGATGATATTGGCCCTCAACATGTCGGATCGGGTTCGAAGCCTGGATTATGAGATCGATGAAAATGGTTTATCGAAGTATCTCGGTGATACCCCAGTGATTCCAATGTGCGCCAAACGGCGCGAAGGATTGGGTAAGCTGCGAGAGGAAATCATGAGCCTCGCAGAGACGAACGAGCCGGTGCCGTGGAAGAAGGTCCCCTCGTGA
- a CDS encoding FeoC-like transcriptional regulator, whose product MLTDILEACKTSPQGLCLEEISRRLEKEPSIVEGMINQLLHMGKLVERPAQTVCETCPVRVSCVLIERSESLYSVPMNAGKK is encoded by the coding sequence ATGTTGACCGATATCCTGGAAGCATGCAAGACTTCTCCGCAAGGGCTTTGCCTGGAAGAAATTTCACGCAGGTTGGAGAAAGAACCCTCCATCGTCGAGGGCATGATCAATCAGTTGTTACACATGGGAAAACTCGTTGAACGTCCGGCACAGACGGTCTGCGAAACGTGCCCGGTGCGCGTTTCCTGCGTGCTGATCGAGCGTTCGGAAAGTTTGTATTCCGTTCCGATGAACGCGGGAAAAAAATGA
- the feoB gene encoding ferrous iron transport protein B, with protein MEEGPLVIVRQRETQFKIDYGSEIEAEIRGIVENIAQHPAISQIYDPRWLAIKLLEGESDLISRVRALDGGSAVLETTQAARKRLLDATPNGVEFAIADRRYAFVSHVVEEIGPCPDAAIEGSSERIDRIVTHPLLSLPIFFAVMYVVFNLVVNVSAPYLDWIDAAFNGPVTRWAAELLSLLRAPAWLQGLILDGVIAGVGGVLIFIPGLFFLFLCIGFLEDSGYLARAAVVMDRFMGFLGLRGKSFVPMILGFGCAVPAIYATRTLENKRDRLLTSLLIPLMSCSARMPVYVIFGLAFFNHRANWVLWGLYALGVFVAAVVGVIFSRTIFKRDYETSFVIELPPYQLPSLKCLRDQIAARTGKFIRNAGTVILAASVVIWLLLNMPWGVTKMGDSWFGKVGKTIAPVLRPAGFGNWESAGSLVSGLVAKEVVISTMSQIYIGEGRPKADIEESNFGQDLASIGSGFVQATGEAGKQLLELFTPGVPLFKEAGPAAEDTQLGSALQQVFTPLSALAFLVFVLLYVPCVATLGTIRSEFGWRWALFAAIWQTGVAWMMATLVYQGGRLLGFA; from the coding sequence GTGGAAGAAGGTCCCCTCGTGATCGTCCGGCAGAGAGAAACGCAGTTCAAGATCGACTACGGCAGTGAGATCGAAGCAGAAATTCGGGGCATTGTCGAGAACATCGCTCAGCATCCTGCGATCAGCCAGATTTATGATCCGCGCTGGTTGGCGATCAAGTTGCTAGAAGGCGAAAGCGACCTCATCAGTAGGGTCAGAGCTTTGGATGGTGGGAGCGCCGTATTGGAAACAACGCAGGCTGCCCGGAAACGCCTGCTCGACGCGACTCCAAACGGAGTAGAATTTGCCATCGCCGATCGGCGTTACGCGTTCGTAAGTCACGTCGTCGAAGAGATCGGTCCCTGCCCCGATGCGGCCATCGAGGGCAGCTCCGAGCGCATCGATCGGATCGTGACCCACCCGTTGCTGAGCCTGCCGATTTTCTTCGCCGTGATGTACGTGGTTTTCAACCTCGTGGTAAATGTATCCGCGCCGTATCTGGATTGGATCGATGCGGCTTTCAACGGCCCCGTCACGCGTTGGGCAGCCGAGCTTTTATCGCTGCTGCGAGCACCGGCGTGGCTGCAGGGGTTGATTCTGGACGGCGTGATCGCCGGCGTCGGCGGCGTGCTTATTTTCATCCCGGGTTTGTTCTTCCTGTTTCTGTGCATCGGCTTCCTGGAGGACAGTGGCTACCTGGCGCGCGCCGCGGTCGTCATGGATCGGTTCATGGGCTTCCTGGGATTGCGAGGCAAGAGCTTCGTTCCCATGATCCTGGGATTCGGATGCGCCGTTCCGGCCATTTACGCCACGCGCACGTTGGAGAATAAACGGGACCGTCTCCTGACCTCGCTGCTCATACCCCTCATGTCATGTTCGGCACGCATGCCCGTGTACGTGATTTTTGGATTGGCTTTTTTCAACCATCGTGCCAACTGGGTGCTTTGGGGCCTGTACGCTCTTGGCGTGTTCGTCGCAGCTGTCGTCGGCGTTATCTTCTCGCGCACGATATTCAAACGAGATTACGAAACGTCATTTGTCATCGAGCTGCCCCCATATCAACTCCCTTCACTAAAGTGTCTCCGGGATCAGATCGCTGCACGTACAGGCAAATTCATCCGCAACGCAGGGACGGTGATTTTAGCGGCCTCCGTCGTGATCTGGCTGCTGCTCAACATGCCCTGGGGCGTCACGAAGATGGGCGACAGTTGGTTCGGAAAAGTAGGCAAAACGATTGCGCCCGTACTTCGTCCGGCAGGATTTGGAAACTGGGAGAGTGCGGGCTCGCTCGTGTCCGGGCTTGTGGCCAAGGAGGTGGTGATCTCTACCATGTCCCAGATTTACATCGGGGAGGGACGGCCAAAGGCAGACATCGAAGAATCGAACTTCGGCCAGGATCTTGCGAGTATTGGCTCGGGTTTCGTCCAGGCGACGGGAGAGGCGGGAAAACAGCTGCTTGAGTTGTTTACGCCGGGTGTACCCCTCTTCAAAGAAGCCGGACCGGCAGCGGAAGATACACAGCTGGGGTCAGCTTTGCAGCAGGTATTTACTCCATTGTCCGCACTGGCGTTCCTCGTGTTCGTGCTGCTCTATGTTCCCTGTGTGGCGACTCTGGGGACGATCCGCAGCGAATTCGGTTGGAGATGGGCGCTCTTCGCTGCGATCTGGCAGACAGGCGTGGCCTGGATGATGGCGACGCTTGTTTACCAGGGTGGCCGCTTGTTGGGATTCGCTTAG